Within Candidatus Melainabacteria bacterium, the genomic segment GGATCCAACAACGCCAACTAATAAGGCATCACAGTGGGATCCGACCACACCAGTTGAGAAGACCTCACAGTGGGAGCACGCGACACCAACTGATAAGGCATCGCAATGGGATCCAACAACGCCAACTAATAGGGCATCACAGTGGGATCCAACAACACCAACTGAGAAGGCATCGCAGTGGGATCCAACAACGCCAACTAATAGGGCATCACAGTGGGATCCAACAACACCAACTGAGAAGGCATCGCAGTGGGATCCAACGACACCAACTGAGAAGGCATCGCAATGGGAGCACGCAACGCCGACTGACAAGGCGTCACAGTGGGATCCGACAACACCGCACACAGCGCCAACTGAGAAGGCATCACAGTGGGAGCCGACGACACCAACTGAGAAGGCATCGCAATGGGATCACGCAACGCCGACTGACAAGGCATCACAGTGGGATCCAACAACGCCAGCCGATAAGGTCACACCAGGCTGGAAAGATCCTACCGATGAAAGAATCGTATTACCTGAGCGGAATGTTGCGCACGAGGCGCCGGTAGGCAATTCGCAGAGTGGCAACATTCCCGCACAAGATTGGTCTGGTCAAGATCCAGGTAGTGGACATGGTATAAGCACTGCACCGACAAATGACTGGTCCGGTGATCCCCGTGACGGCTCCAACTGGGCCGGTCGACCTCAATCGGAGACACCTGTCCACACTTCTGGAGGAGAGCACGTCACTTCTGGAACACCCGGATTCTTCGATCCAATGCATGGAGCCTTCGATCAGGCATCTGGTGTCGCCCCAGCGAGCGGCATTCCATTTGATCCGAATGCGGTTCAGATTCCGATTGCCGGGGATGGCACTGGATCTGGTGTCATCCTGCCGTCAAATGCCGATCCCGGATTGCCGACAGGTATGCCCGTCGCTCCAGATGCGTCGCCGCTCTATCCACAAGATCCTTCAGTGTACATAGCTCCCCAGGGCAGCGTTGATTTCTCGATTCAACCAGTCCCTGAGATTCCTCTTAATACTTTCGATTTGAGTCCAACGCATCAGCATGGGCATGGGCATCTTCCTGAGACGAACGAACAAACTCCTGGTCATTCGCATCAAGGTCATGAGACCTCTAGTCACCACGACCACCATACTTCGGAACACGATGCACACGTCGGTGAGTTGCATGAGCACCACCATGGTCATGAACATCGTCATACACATGGCGAACACAATGATCAACATGAGCATACTGCTCATGCCGGCCACGATGGGGAACAACATTCTTCTGATAGGCATGGTTCAGGTCAATCCGACCATGATGATGTGGCCGGAAGGCATCACCATACCGCTTCAGATGACAGCAGAAATGGTGAACATGCACATGGCGCACTTGCTGAACATCATGGATCGAGAGAGCACTACGGGGAATTTGATCACAATGTTGCGGCAGATCATGGTCATGCCCATGGACACAACGGCGACATCGAACTGCCTAATACCATCGCAGCCAGAAGCGAACAGTTCGAGCCTTTTGCTCCACCAGCTAACCGCATTGAGTCCGCAGATCAGTTAGACACCTCATATCGTGTACCAGACACTCACCTCGATCCGACGCAGGCATCAGATGCAGTATCTCTAGCTTACGAGGAGCAGATTAGACGAATAGCTGAAGAGGCAATTCGTGAATTAGAAGGACATAGAGAGGAATTGAAAGATTACAACGACAATCTCGTTGCAGCTCATCAATCTGATCTTGAACAATACGCCGCATATCAGCAGCATCTTGCCGACCGTAAAGAAGCTGCTGAGCAACTCGATGCTGATTATCGGGCTGGATTGGACGATCAAAAACGTAGAGAAGAAGAAGATCGTCGGCGTCGCGAAGAAGAAGAGAAACTGCGTAAGCAGGAGGAAGACGTTCGTCGTTTGTCAGATACGATGATGACTGCAATGACAACAAGACGGCAGGCGGAACTCGATGAGCAAGTTCGCAATGAGCGCTTGCGCGAAGAGCAGCAGCGCCGTGAAGAGGAGATTCGTCAGGACAATAAGCAAGAATCTTACATAGTCAAACCGAAAGATACGCTTGAGAGCATTACTAAGAAGAAACTAGGTTCAGTCGAACTTATGCCTTTAGTCTATGAGTTGAATAAGACGAAAGTTCAGGTCAAGTATGCCGACAACGGTACACCGCTCTACATCGTGAAACCCGGCACCGTTTTGCACCTGCCCAGCCGCAAGCAAGTGCGTGAATATCGACAGCGCAAACTGTCGCAATCAGCCAACAATCTGAGAGCTCAACACGCGCCCGGTTCGCCTGAAGCACGCGCCGATGAAACAAGGCGTGCAAACATTGAAAGCGTCCTTGGTCCTATTTCGTCCAGCAGTCATGATGATGTGCTGCGCTATACCGTTAGATTGGGTGATTCCCTGCGTTCAGTGGCAATGAAGCATCCCGCTCTCAACGACATCAACCTGTGGAAGCTGGTTGCTCGTAAGAATGGACTGCCTCTCACTACTGACAGCAAGGGATTGCCTACTGCCTCTCTGCGTCGTGGTTCGCATCTAGTTATTCCTTCTCAGTCGGAGATTGCGCAGTATCGTCTCACCATGACCGGTGAAAATCTTGCGGCTATGCAGTCGAAATCTGAACACGGTGCGAAGACTGAGCTGGCTACAACTCAGTGTCCGTCCTGCAAGCGGCTTGTCACTGCTAGCAGCAGAGTCTGCCCTGCTTGCGCTTATCCGATTGCTGCTCTCGATACTCCTGCCGATGAGCATACCAGGGCTGTGTCGACAACTCGTGTGACGAATCCACCAGCTATCTCAGATTGGGACGAAACAATTTATGCACCAGCTGTACCGGAAGTTGGTGATACCACGCTGCGTTTCGATAACTCGATTTTGAAATTCCACTCTCGTTCAGACAAAGATGCCGAAACGACTCTGTCATTCGCGGCTCGCAGACTCGAGTTCGAATCCGGCAAAGTATTGTCGTTTGGTCCACTTACAGGTCAGACGACCCTGAGTTTCGAACGTCCGATGCCGACTGGTGTTCCGTCAGTGCGTCTGGACGAGGAAGTTCTGGAAAGCAAAACAGAACAACTCAGCGATATTTGTCGAATGGTCAAGTCTCAAGTGAAGCGCAATGTCAGCGAACTTACACGTTCGCAATTGGAAGTGTTGCGCGACAATGAATGGATTCCAATTCTCTCGTACGAAGTTTCTGACTCCAGCTCGATGCGACACGAATACCTGGCAAATGGCACCAAGCGCTCCATTATGATAGATCTGCCTGCCAGTGCAGCTTCTGAAATGATTCAGAATGATCTCGCTTCGAATTGGCTGACATACACAAAGAAATTCCTTGCTGGAAAACGACTCACGGCGTAGCAATAGTTAGTTGCTCGAACTTGGTGGGTTTTAGTCGACGTCGTCTGATTCTAGATCGGGAAATATGCTGATTTCGCCGTCGTGAGTCTTGTTGCGCAGCTTGAATATGATATCTGTCGTGATCGGTTCGCCGTTGACGTAGAGAAGGTGAGCGACATCGTGTTTGTCAAACCAGCCGGCGTAGTGTTTTAGTGTGCCTGGTTTCGTTTCACCAAGCCAGTAAAGTTCGTGTCCTCTGAAACGGGCTCCAGCAATTTTCTTCTGTCGATTCAGTTCGTCCAGCAAGATGCCGGAATCATCTATGTTAACGACAAAATCCTCAGATCTGCCTGATTCGTCGAAAGGCATTTGCGGAGGGTGCATGATCAAGAAATCTTCGGTGAATTCGGCAACGGGCGAGTATTTCCCAGCAGCAGAAAAGATTCTTCCGCGTCCACCAAATATGGGGTCACTGAGATCTTCAATTCCCAGCTCTTCGGCTAATGTTTGTGGACCATCCTTCTTCTCTTCCTCCGAAGGCGCATTCTGGTTCTTTGGCTCGTTTTCGTCATCAACCGCCACTGCCCTGCTCCGCTTCGCCTTCGTTCTGGAAGTTTTCCAAAGCTGTTCTTACTTTGTGCAAAAGCACAAGCTGTGCGTCTGTTGATAATTGTTGATCTTTGATTAGATGCACAGCCAGGCAGTATGATAGATCAACATCACCCTGCCCGATCAATCTTTCGGTCAACAAGCGGCAGAACCAGGCTGCCGAGTCTGAAGCCGGAGTGTCTTTGCGATTGATGGATGAGTTGAAGTCGAACTTGATTTTGGGATCGCGTACTACTTCTGAAACTTCGAAGCGATAAACACACTTCGATGTACATGGTCCGCAAGTGGGCAAAGGACCTTGATCTCTTTTATGCAGTTCGATGAAGTCGTCGCGCCATTGTTTCAACACCGAAATGTCCAACCTGCGGTTCACTTCAGTGGGTTGGAATGCTGGTCGGAGCAGGTTTAGCCAGCGCAAATGCTGCTCTTTTACCTGGTCGTAATACCAGTAGTTCTCTTCGCCTTTGCGTTCGAAATAGCGTTCGGTTGCTTGAGTAAGCACGCACCATGTGATACCGGTGATGTTTCCGGAACGTGCTCTTCCCCCGATAACGCGCTGAATTTCGTGAATAATCTGGGCTCGGAAGTGAACCAACTGAGTCAGGTCTTTCAGCGTCGAGAGGATATAGCGGTTATACACCTGCCTGAACAATGGATCGTCTGCCACCATGATGGCTGTGTCGAGAATTTGCGAGTCGCATCTGTGCAAGCAGAATTTGCAACCTAAGTGTCTATCGAAGCTTTGCACAATCTGCAAGTGTGCCATAGCATCGCGTACAACCTGATCAGACTCTTCCGGTGTCTCAGGCGGTGGCACCTCTTTGGTTTTGTCGAACATAATGGCAAGGTGGTATGGCTGTTCCATCTTCTCTGCGTAGACGATGGCGCGTCCCTGTCCAAGCGCTGTTACGTGGCGCTTCTGGATGTCGTCGAGGTTCATTGCACCACCCATAGAGTCACGGTCATCAACTGCGACGATACGGTGCATGATCTTCAAGTTCGTGTTTTTCAAAGCTTCCGGCGCCAGCTTGTTCGGAATCTGGTCGGCGATGATGAACCCCTGTCCATACGAACGAATTTCTGCCAACATGTTGGTGAAAAATTCTACGGCTTTACCGGCTGGGTTGGCGCTTTCTCCCGACTGCGCGGTAGGCACGTTTTTCAGAAGTCGGTGAGCTTCTTCTACCAGCATGACGTGTTGCAGAGTATCGTGTGGTCCCAGAGCTTCTCTGAATTCGTAGAGAAATACCAGCAGCATACCCATAAGGAATGATTTTTCGGAGTCTTCCGAAACCATCTTGAGCTCAACTACGGTTGGACGACCGAACAACTGTTGCATGGGAATCGATCGTCTGGTGTTCAGCATCTGCCCTTTACCACCGATCAGCAGGGAGCCGATACGGGCTTTCAGAGCGGCTTGTACGTCAGGTCCGATTCTTTCCGAATAACCGAATGATTCTGTAATCGGTTCGATGATTTCGTAGAGGTCCTTCATGGTCGGATAGATTTCCGGTGGACAGTCAGGATCTCCAATTTCGACACCGGGAGGAAGTCTTCTGTTTTTGTTTTGGACCAGGTCCCAGCCTCTAACGTTGTAAATTGAGTTCAACGCCTTTTCCAGAACCTGCGGCATCGGCGAATACATTTCGAAACTGGCGTTGAATACTGATTTCAAGGCGTCAAGGTGAGTCTGCACCTTTACACCTTTCATAATTTCGAATGGATTGAGGCGGAATGGCGATACCGTCTCGTCCCCTAGAGAGAAGGCTTGACCGACGCCTTTGAAAGTCTCGG encodes:
- a CDS encoding ATP-binding protein; protein product: MGQEDGRERNIWEERIADLRRYDLDNLDSEPLNPADIRSWPVPNLTFVRVDGILRSWDIEREKQQQSQQQQPDQDPSKPPKRMYLMEDALTGLHGQRANLAYLVLGNKQGVQYYMGASLPNTAENGAGNEADSSQISFQSLKSILHSVYNGVDIYKEAFSAEKMKSMVAPLANHIGVITGIPALKSTGGDTMESEQIERLAGGLQGHEFGMLVLAVPIPNQYVNREEFSVVDAIQKAQENEDPEKKRRIKYYLELQDAYLKHIQLGTAIGSWQVGTYFFAADRSVFVRLQSLLRATYTDETSRPTPLRSHELKGLKPHLENFGLINTQRASEETHQTLLSYKLLTPLNSRMLSAFIHLPKREMPGFRIRRSAEFSLAEIPPKDPTRVIAIGNILDRGVDTGNLYYIDVDAMQKHTIVCGVTGGGKTNTCFYLLGQLWKFNIPFMVCEPAKSEYRHMMLMSETFKGVGQAFSLGDETVSPFRLNPFEIMKGVKVQTHLDALKSVFNASFEMYSPMPQVLEKALNSIYNVRGWDLVQNKNRRLPPGVEIGDPDCPPEIYPTMKDLYEIIEPITESFGYSERIGPDVQAALKARIGSLLIGGKGQMLNTRRSIPMQQLFGRPTVVELKMVSEDSEKSFLMGMLLVFLYEFREALGPHDTLQHVMLVEEAHRLLKNVPTAQSGESANPAGKAVEFFTNMLAEIRSYGQGFIIADQIPNKLAPEALKNTNLKIMHRIVAVDDRDSMGGAMNLDDIQKRHVTALGQGRAIVYAEKMEQPYHLAIMFDKTKEVPPPETPEESDQVVRDAMAHLQIVQSFDRHLGCKFCLHRCDSQILDTAIMVADDPLFRQVYNRYILSTLKDLTQLVHFRAQIIHEIQRVIGGRARSGNITGITWCVLTQATERYFERKGEENYWYYDQVKEQHLRWLNLLRPAFQPTEVNRRLDISVLKQWRDDFIELHKRDQGPLPTCGPCTSKCVYRFEVSEVVRDPKIKFDFNSSINRKDTPASDSAAWFCRLLTERLIGQGDVDLSYCLAVHLIKDQQLSTDAQLVLLHKVRTALENFQNEGEAEQGSGG